One stretch of Gammaproteobacteria bacterium DNA includes these proteins:
- a CDS encoding phosphatidylserine/phosphatidylglycerophosphate/cardiolipin synthase family protein produces MKKTGHVYPLRDKNQFRLLVDASVFYPAMLHAIAGAKNLVLLEMYLFESGRNAESFIQALIDARIRGAQVRVLLDDFGSRELNAWDRRRLTENGIELQFYNPVRLGRWMKNLARDHRKLLLVDNRIAFVGGAGITDEFLPEQGSEHAWRETMVSAHGPVVADWCHLFHQLWPTEACTQELPVAAGSMQGRVTSSFGFFASDIRRSVIGHIRSAEQRVWLCTAYFVPSRKLRRALRRAADRGVDVRLLLPGVRTDHPGVRRAGQRYYGRLLRHGVRIFEYQPRVLHAKTVVCDQWVSIGSSNLDRWNMRWNLEANQNIEDSGFAREAVAMMETDFSNSVECTWENWLGRPWRDRLSIYLWSRIGLWLTSWERRNGK; encoded by the coding sequence ATGAAAAAAACCGGTCATGTTTATCCATTGCGTGACAAAAACCAGTTCAGGCTTTTGGTCGATGCTTCCGTTTTTTACCCTGCGATGCTGCACGCCATTGCCGGCGCGAAAAACCTGGTTCTCCTGGAAATGTACCTGTTTGAATCCGGTCGAAACGCGGAATCATTTATACAGGCACTGATCGATGCCCGTATCCGGGGTGCCCAGGTCAGGGTATTGCTGGATGATTTTGGCAGCCGCGAACTGAATGCCTGGGACCGCAGGCGACTTACGGAGAACGGTATCGAGCTGCAATTTTATAACCCGGTTCGCCTGGGCAGGTGGATGAAGAACCTGGCGCGTGACCACAGGAAGTTGTTGCTTGTCGATAACCGCATCGCCTTTGTCGGGGGCGCCGGCATTACCGACGAATTCCTGCCGGAGCAGGGTAGTGAGCATGCATGGCGGGAAACCATGGTGTCGGCCCATGGACCGGTGGTGGCTGACTGGTGCCACCTGTTTCACCAGTTGTGGCCAACCGAGGCATGCACGCAAGAATTGCCAGTGGCCGCCGGATCCATGCAGGGTCGGGTAACCAGTTCATTCGGGTTTTTTGCCAGCGATATTCGTCGTAGCGTGATTGGCCACATCAGGAGTGCCGAACAACGAGTATGGCTGTGTACCGCCTATTTTGTGCCGTCAAGAAAGCTGCGTCGTGCCTTGCGCCGCGCGGCTGATCGTGGCGTTGATGTCAGGTTGTTGTTACCCGGAGTGCGAACTGATCATCCAGGCGTGCGTCGCGCCGGCCAGCGTTATTACGGGCGATTGTTGCGCCATGGTGTACGCATTTTTGAGTACCAGCCACGGGTTCTGCATGCCAAGACCGTAGTATGCGACCAATGGGTGTCCATTGGTTCCAGTAACCTGGATCGTTGGAACATGCGCTGGAACCTTGAGGCCAATCAGAATATTGAGGATTCAGGCTTTGCGCGAGAGGCCGTTGCCATGATGGAAACGGATTTTTCCAACAGCGTGGAATGTACCTGGGAAAACTGGCTTGGCCGCCCGTGGCGAGACCGTTTGAGCATTTACCTGTGGAGTCGCATCGGCCTGTGGTTGACGTCGTGGGAGCGGCGCAACGGCAAGTAG
- a CDS encoding 1-acyl-sn-glycerol-3-phosphate acyltransferase, whose amino-acid sequence MVGALARIAWRFICILELVVFNQLLYLATWLPTPLLRRFQPFYFVGMRLWSKLFVKALGVDLRLHEKHHKPLPEHYILIANHPSAFEDVGIPALFPVLSLAKAEVRDWWFAGRITWAGGNLFVKREDRDSRHDAYQQLIDTVNSGKNIAVYPEGGCKGRRIFETFRYGAFDISLKTGVPILPVFLHYEMQDLFEWRAPQTLPYKLWQFLTAQNPRANYYVYDAIDPSPFGDKVEYMEHVHKLYLQWQARYLD is encoded by the coding sequence ATGGTTGGTGCGCTGGCAAGAATCGCCTGGCGATTTATCTGTATTCTTGAACTGGTTGTGTTCAACCAGTTGCTGTATTTGGCGACCTGGCTGCCAACGCCGCTGCTAAGGCGTTTTCAGCCTTTCTACTTTGTCGGCATGCGCCTGTGGTCAAAACTGTTTGTCAAAGCACTCGGTGTTGATCTTCGGCTACATGAAAAACATCACAAGCCGCTGCCAGAACATTATATTCTGATTGCCAATCATCCATCGGCATTTGAGGATGTCGGTATTCCGGCGCTATTCCCGGTATTGTCCCTGGCCAAGGCCGAGGTGCGGGACTGGTGGTTTGCCGGGCGTATTACCTGGGCCGGTGGCAACCTGTTCGTCAAGCGTGAAGACCGTGATTCACGTCATGATGCCTATCAGCAACTGATTGATACGGTCAACTCGGGCAAGAATATTGCTGTCTATCCCGAAGGTGGTTGCAAGGGTCGCCGCATTTTTGAAACATTTCGCTACGGTGCGTTTGATATTTCCCTGAAAACCGGTGTACCGATACTGCCGGTGTTTCTGCATTACGAGATGCAGGACCTGTTTGAGTGGCGGGCGCCGCAAACCCTGCCTTACAAGCTCTGGCAATTTCTCACCGCGCAGAATCCACGGGCCAACTACTATGTTTATGATGCCATCGATCCATCGCCATTTGGCGACAAGGTTGAATACATGGAGCATGTGCACAAACTTTACCTCCAATGGCAGGCGCGTTACCTGGATTAG